A single genomic interval of Carassius gibelio isolate Cgi1373 ecotype wild population from Czech Republic chromosome A22, carGib1.2-hapl.c, whole genome shotgun sequence harbors:
- the LOC127942458 gene encoding vesicle transport protein USE1, which translates to MATSRLETNFIRLLSRCESLASESRNETEWRLEKYVGALEEMLVALKKSPSKPTAEILTDYHRKVDFLKGLLEADKLPSPAEKSLANQFLAPGRMPTMSSERTPASKTVHIQSKARCAGEMRKELMSTGLSYSGSLETDLRHRKSIPVDEQQSAAELDAILKHHNNLQEKLADDMLNLARNLKNNSLAAQNIIKQDNQTLTQSVRQADMNFEKLKTESDRLEQHAKKSVNWFLWLMLIVVSFTFISMILFIRLFPRLR; encoded by the exons ATGGCCACGTCCAGACTAGAGACTAATTTTATCAGGTTATTATCGCGCTGTGAGTCTTTAGCTTCAGAGAGTAGAAATGAGACAGAATGGAGACTCGAGAAG TACGTTGGTGCTCTTGAGGAGATGCTTGTTGCCCTTAAAAAGAGTCCCAg CAAACCAACAGCCGAAATCCTGACGGACTATCACCGCAAGGTGGACTTCCTCAAGGGTCTCTTAGAGGCAGACAAACTG CCATCTCCAGCAGAGAAGTCTTTAGCCAATCAGTTTCTGGCTCCTGGACGAATGCCGACGATGTCCAGCGAGAGAACGCCGGCCAGTAAGACGGTGCACATTCAGAGCAAAGCGCGATGTGCCGGAGAAATGAGGAAGGAGCTGATGAGCACC gGTTTATCATATTCCG GTTCACTGGAGACAGATCTCAGACACAGAAA GAGTATTCCTGTAGATGAGCAGCAGTCTGCGGCAGAGCTGGACGCTATTCTGAAGCATCATAACAACCTGCAGGAGAAACTGGCCGATGACATGCTGAACCTCGCTCGCAACCTCAAGAACAACTCGCTCGCGGCCCAGAACATCATCAAGCAGGACAACCAG ACTCTCACTCAGTCTGTGCGTCAGGCCGACATGAACTTCGAGAAGCTGAAGACCGAGTCCGACCGTCTGGAACAACACGCCAAGAAATCCGTCAACTGGTTCCTGTGGCTGATGCTCATCGTGGTCTCCTTCACCTTCATCAGCATGATCCTCTTCATCAGACTGTTCCCGCGACTCAGATGA
- the LOC127943209 gene encoding LOW QUALITY PROTEIN: renin receptor-like (The sequence of the model RefSeq protein was modified relative to this genomic sequence to represent the inferred CDS: deleted 2 bases in 1 codon), protein MKRAFSDGSRAPPSGQRGYYEKTWFKSPAVKAEALQTRHDARRHAVGSGHVTGIARKRSPSENPPEMNRAIINTVFALLCLLSGVLGDSLTVLRSPQYVTFRDGQWPISGEKIPDLVALTMGFSVHEDLDWPGLAAGSLFQRPRANALIVVRGLDSLDFPKNISSYPLENPVPFTLDSVANTVHTLFADSTPVVLQLAPSEERLYMMGMANTVFEDLPVTLQQIRGRLSQDGSVLTSLPLISLSRNNEADLLFLSEVQVLYDISALLQKHKHLAKDPAPDLYSLELAGLEEIVRRYGRDSPQFTDATRILTSALQKFADDVASVYANNAVVEVVTVKTFEAPLTRKSRSILESKQISNPGSPYNLAYKYDYNYAVVFNIVLWLMIVLALSVIVISYNLWNMDPGYDSIIYRMTNQKIRMD, encoded by the exons ATGAAACGAGCGTTCAGTGACGGATCAAGAGCTCCTCCAAGTGGACAACGAGGATATTACGAGAAAACGTGGTTTAAAAGTCCCGCAGTGAAAGCCGAGGCGCTGCAGACACGTCATGACGCACGACGTCACGCGGTAGGCTCGGGTCACGTGACCGGTATTGCGAGGAAGCGGAGTCCGTCAGAA AATCCTCCCGAGATGAATCGAGCAATTATTAACACGGTGTTTGCGCTGTTATGCCTTTTATCAG gTGTTTTGGGTgacagtttgactgttttgcGCAGCCCGCAGTACGTCACCTTTCGGGATGGACAGTGGCCCATATCAGGAGAAAAGATCCCTGATCTAGTCGCCCTGACCATGGGCTTCTCCGTGCATGAG GATCTTGATTGGCCTGGTCTGGCTGCCGGTTCGCTGTTCCAACGTCCGCGAGCAAATGCTCTGATCGTCGTGCGTGGCTTGGACAGCCTCGACTTTCCGAAAAACATTTCCTCTTACCCCCTCGAAAAT CCGGTTCCCTTCACCCTGGACAGTGTGGCAAACACGGTGCACACTCTGTTTGCTGACAGCACGCCTGTGGTCTTGCAGCTCGCCCCAAGTGAGGAG AGGCTGTATATGATGGGAATGGCCAACACCGTGTTCGAGGACCTGCCCGTGACCCTGCAGCAGATCCGAGGACGGCTGTCCCAGGACGGATCCGTCCTCACGTCCCTTCCTCTCATCTCTCTCAGTCGTAATAACGAG GCCGATCTTCTGTTCCTCTCGGAGGTTCAGGTGCTGTACGACATCTCAGCTCTG TTGCAGAAACACAAGCATCTGGCCAAAGACCCGGCTCCTGACCTGTACTCTCTGGAGCTGGCGGGGTTAGAGGAGATCGTCCGGCGCTACGGCCGAGACTCCCCTCAGTTCACCGACGCCACCAGAATCCTGACGTCTGCTCTGCAGAAG TTCGCAGACGACGTCGCCAGTGTCTACGCAAACAACGCGGTTGTAGAAGTCGTGACTGTGAAGACGTTCGAAGCCCCTCTGACCAGGAAGTCACGCTCCATCCTCGAGTCCAAGCAGATC AGTAACCCAGGCAGCCCTTACAACCTGGCCTACAAGTACGACTACAATTACGCCGTGGTCTTTAACATTGTCCTGTGGCTGATGATCGTCTTAGCTTTATCCGTCATCGTGATCTCCTACAACCTCTGGAACATGGATCCCGGATACGACAGCATCATCTACAGGATGACCAATCAGAAGATCCGAATGGACTGA
- the LOC127943210 gene encoding uncharacterized protein LOC127943210, translating into MRTAQLLLLFPLVWCQTTGSLIVKRVNLGENVTLDCQIDIKDIYWIFQKLTDSPVQILRTYSSDSTSFKLQVKRLKDKYSSLILSRLFIRNITINEIGIYYCAKPGTTLQISNGTRLYTTESVHDQNKTEYNNNIQPYCKTEPNFDKILTIASFVLNAVLIIALTGLLILKLKKPRKSRPQIVKPVSLEDFNSVEYSEIEPSTNSRENPIQLNSTYELLQNPKPHPTQS; encoded by the exons ATGAGGACGGCGCAGCTTTTACTCCTCT TTCCACTGGTGTGGTGTCAAACTACAGGGAGTTTAATTGTTAAACGGGTGAATCTAGGAGAAAATGTGACTTTAGACTGTCAGATTGATATCAAAGATATATATTGGATTTTCCAAAAACTGACAGATTCACCAGTGCAGATACTGCGGACTTACTCATCAGATTCTACATCATTTAAATTACAAGTTAAAAGACTGAAAGACAAATATTCATCACTTATTTTGAGCCGTTTATTTATTAGGAACATAACTATCAATGAAATAGGAATATATTATTGTGCAAAACCAGGCACAACTCTACAGATCAGCAATGGCACCAGACTTTACACCACTG AATCTGTGCATGaccaaaataaaacagaatacaacAATAATATTCAACCATATTGTAAAACAGAACCCAATTTTGATAAGATTCTGACCATTGCATCCTTCGTGTTGAACGCTGTGCTGATTATTGCACTAACAG GTCTGTTAATACTCAAACTTAAGAAGCCAAGAAAAAGTCGACCCCAGATTGTCAAACCAGTGTCGCTTGAGGACTTCAACTCTGTAGAG TATTCCGAAATCGAGCCGTCCACAAATTCCAGAGAAAATCCCATTCAGCTAAACAGCACTTACGAACTTCTTCAGAATCCAAAGCCACATCCTACACAATCATGA